One stretch of Schlesneria sp. DSM 10557 DNA includes these proteins:
- a CDS encoding DUF1501 domain-containing protein, with translation MNILHDQLLAMTRRQFFGSTGLRMGGIALGMSAASSALAADSVAATRMHPALPGLPNFTPRAENVIYLHMNGGPAQMDLWDYKPNLAEYFDKDLPESVRKGQRITTMTSGQSRLPVAPSMFKFHQHGQCGTWVSELLPHTAECVDDIAVVKTVHTNAINHDPACTFVMTGNEVPGRPSLGSWLAYGLGSESNDLPSFVVLTPSWSSSAAAQALFTRMWSSGFLSSKYTGVALRHIGDPVLYVQNPAGVSAGNRRAMLDALGELNQRTLEQLGDPETLTRMAQYEMAFRMQTSVPELTDLAQESKATLDMYGPEVTKPGSFAASALLSRRLIERGVRVVQILHRGWDQHGNLPRDLRAQCQDTDQPIAALLKDLKQRGMLDKTLVVWGGEFGRTVYSQGRLTSDDYGRDHHPRNFCMWMAGGGIKGGQVYGETDDFSYNVVSNPVHVNDLNATMLHCLGIDHERFSVKFQGLDQRLTGVEGAKIIPELLA, from the coding sequence ATGAACATACTTCATGATCAACTGCTGGCCATGACCCGGCGCCAGTTCTTCGGTTCGACTGGACTTCGCATGGGGGGGATCGCCCTGGGAATGTCAGCAGCCTCCTCTGCGCTTGCGGCGGACTCCGTTGCTGCCACCCGGATGCATCCGGCATTACCCGGACTTCCAAACTTCACCCCCCGGGCGGAAAACGTCATCTATCTGCACATGAACGGTGGACCTGCGCAGATGGATTTGTGGGACTATAAGCCGAACCTGGCCGAATATTTCGATAAAGACCTGCCAGAATCCGTTCGGAAGGGACAGCGAATCACCACCATGACGAGCGGACAAAGTCGTTTGCCCGTCGCTCCCTCCATGTTCAAATTTCACCAGCATGGTCAATGCGGGACCTGGGTCAGCGAGTTGCTCCCCCATACTGCCGAATGCGTTGATGACATCGCCGTCGTGAAGACAGTGCACACCAATGCCATTAACCATGACCCCGCATGTACCTTCGTGATGACCGGTAACGAAGTCCCTGGCAGACCCAGTTTGGGCTCGTGGCTCGCTTACGGACTGGGAAGCGAAAGTAACGATCTGCCCAGCTTTGTCGTATTGACACCTTCATGGTCTTCGAGTGCGGCGGCTCAGGCGTTGTTCACTCGCATGTGGTCCAGCGGGTTCCTCTCCAGCAAATATACGGGCGTTGCGCTGCGTCACATTGGCGACCCTGTTCTTTACGTCCAGAATCCCGCTGGAGTGAGTGCCGGGAACCGGCGAGCCATGCTCGATGCACTCGGCGAACTGAATCAACGAACACTCGAGCAACTGGGCGACCCCGAAACGCTGACGCGAATGGCTCAGTACGAAATGGCCTTTCGGATGCAGACCAGCGTTCCTGAGCTGACGGACCTCGCACAAGAGTCCAAGGCCACGCTGGACATGTATGGCCCCGAAGTCACAAAACCAGGGTCATTCGCAGCCAGTGCGCTGCTCTCGAGGCGACTGATCGAACGGGGAGTGCGAGTCGTTCAGATCCTGCACCGGGGATGGGACCAGCACGGCAACCTGCCGCGTGACCTGCGGGCCCAATGCCAGGATACCGATCAGCCAATTGCAGCACTGCTGAAAGACCTGAAGCAGCGCGGAATGCTCGATAAAACGCTCGTGGTCTGGGGTGGCGAGTTCGGGAGAACCGTCTACTCACAAGGGCGACTGACCAGCGACGACTACGGTCGCGACCATCATCCGCGAAACTTCTGCATGTGGATGGCGGGAGGGGGTATCAAGGGTGGTCAGGTCTACGGTGAGACCGATGACTTCAGCTACAACGTCGTTTCAAACCCGGTCCACGTTAATGATCTCAACGCCACGATGCTGCATTGTCTGGGCATCGACCACGAACGTTTCTCGGTAAAATTCCAGGGTCTTGATCAGCGACTCACCGGCGTCGAGGGTGCCAAGATCATTCCGGAACTGCTGGCGTAG
- a CDS encoding PSD1 and planctomycete cytochrome C domain-containing protein codes for MRGTQLFSYARQQFTRPKPIALLGACFFVTGLAVSVRPVAPLFAAEPEVSYNRDVRPILADKCFHCHGPDGSTRKADLRLDTADGMFHGKSPVVVPGKVDESSLVQRILSKDESEMMPPPESTKTLSDAQKEILRRWVEQGAKYQQHWAFEAIQRPELPPAIQSPHPVDRFLDKRLQKAGLTAQPQADRETLIRRVAITLTGLPPTLQEVDEYLADTSTDAYEKMVDRYLASSRYGEEMAKHWLDVARYADTHGLHLDNERQMWAYRDWVVRAFNENLPYDQFTIWQVAGDLLPNPSRDQLIATGFNRCNVTTSEGGAIPEEFLYRYAVERTTAVSQAWLGLTAGCAVCHDHKYDPLTAKEFYSLYAFFNSAADPAMDGNTNVTAPFMKLPREKELATAAAAAKVQEEARAWIDIVLSHTNYVDPADAKTEIARKTVRDVLLDDVTPFGAYSRSSSRNPIDWMTDPEITAPLGRRIIRQAFASTYTDDFEYKLHPFAVPQEGQFEVSVYVDEVDLPASIGFGIAGAKTLNWKKTDGGLVRDGATESEIRPGQWNRLTINAAELGLNPGQRIHGLKLSQTGGIAYWDAVLLKGQADPATDPLESMTAWRKAIGTTVPPELPGELHPLIQAGPDKVLTEDEASKLRRFYLAVVARPVNEEVAAARTTWLTARIARTVADDSPPGTFIFRDTPAPRESFVMLRGQYDTKGDPVEPAVPAVLPAIKKSSPETRLNRLDLARWLVTPENPLPARVTVNRFWQQVFGTGIVKTSFDFGMQGEVPSHPELLDWLSAEFRESGWNTKQLMKLLLTSDAFRRHSRLLPEARVADPENRLYARGPRIRLDAEQVRDNALFTSGLIDLTMGGRGVKPYQPANIWEPVGYSDSNTRFYMQDHGSSLYRRSLYVFLKRTAPPPFMSNFDAPNREQVCTVRERSNTPLQALQLMNDVQHFEAARALAERVFVEGGESTESRLRYLYKTVLSRQPAPEELTLLVASLNRQTELFASNPESAHQAIHVGESKPRGVASDVETAAWTMLANLVLNTDEALNRN; via the coding sequence ATGCGAGGTACGCAGTTGTTCTCATACGCTCGGCAACAATTCACTCGGCCAAAGCCAATCGCCCTCCTTGGGGCGTGTTTTTTCGTCACGGGCCTGGCAGTCAGTGTGCGTCCTGTCGCACCTCTTTTCGCAGCCGAACCCGAAGTCTCGTACAACCGCGACGTTCGACCGATTCTGGCCGACAAATGTTTTCATTGTCACGGCCCGGATGGCTCGACACGGAAAGCCGATCTGAGACTCGATACAGCCGACGGCATGTTCCACGGAAAATCCCCCGTGGTCGTCCCCGGAAAAGTTGATGAAAGTTCTCTCGTCCAACGAATCCTGTCGAAGGATGAGTCCGAGATGATGCCACCGCCGGAATCGACCAAGACACTCAGCGATGCACAGAAAGAAATTCTGCGACGCTGGGTCGAGCAAGGTGCCAAATATCAGCAGCATTGGGCCTTCGAAGCGATTCAGCGGCCTGAACTTCCTCCCGCGATCCAGTCGCCACATCCCGTTGATCGATTCCTGGATAAACGACTGCAGAAAGCAGGTCTGACCGCTCAGCCGCAAGCGGATCGCGAAACCCTGATTCGACGCGTCGCCATCACACTCACTGGCCTCCCTCCAACACTTCAGGAAGTCGATGAGTATCTCGCCGATACTTCCACAGACGCCTATGAAAAAATGGTGGATCGGTATCTGGCATCAAGCCGCTACGGCGAAGAGATGGCCAAGCACTGGCTCGACGTCGCGCGCTACGCCGATACCCATGGGCTGCATCTGGACAATGAACGGCAGATGTGGGCCTACCGAGACTGGGTCGTGCGCGCATTCAATGAGAACCTTCCCTATGATCAGTTCACCATCTGGCAAGTGGCGGGAGACCTGCTGCCCAATCCCTCGCGTGACCAGCTGATCGCAACCGGATTCAACCGCTGCAATGTGACGACAAGTGAAGGGGGCGCGATCCCGGAAGAGTTTCTTTACCGGTACGCGGTCGAACGAACGACAGCCGTTTCACAAGCCTGGCTGGGGCTGACGGCGGGTTGTGCAGTCTGTCACGATCACAAGTACGATCCACTGACCGCCAAAGAGTTCTATTCTCTCTACGCGTTCTTCAACAGCGCGGCCGATCCTGCAATGGATGGTAACACCAATGTGACCGCGCCCTTCATGAAACTGCCACGTGAAAAAGAACTAGCGACCGCCGCAGCAGCAGCGAAGGTTCAGGAAGAAGCCCGGGCGTGGATCGATATTGTTCTGTCCCATACGAACTACGTTGATCCCGCGGACGCCAAAACGGAAATCGCCCGAAAAACCGTGCGTGATGTCCTGCTCGACGATGTCACTCCTTTCGGGGCCTACTCGCGCAGTTCGTCTCGCAATCCGATCGACTGGATGACCGACCCCGAAATCACGGCCCCACTGGGTCGCCGTATCATCCGACAAGCCTTCGCTTCAACATACACGGATGACTTTGAATACAAGCTGCATCCATTCGCTGTCCCCCAGGAGGGGCAGTTTGAGGTTTCCGTCTATGTCGACGAAGTCGATCTTCCCGCGTCGATCGGTTTCGGCATCGCTGGCGCGAAGACCCTTAACTGGAAGAAAACAGACGGGGGGCTGGTTCGCGACGGGGCGACGGAATCCGAGATCCGTCCCGGTCAGTGGAATCGCCTGACGATCAACGCCGCAGAATTGGGCCTCAACCCCGGACAGCGGATCCATGGACTCAAGCTGTCGCAAACCGGTGGAATTGCCTACTGGGACGCAGTTCTCCTGAAAGGTCAAGCTGATCCTGCGACAGATCCACTGGAATCGATGACAGCATGGCGAAAAGCCATCGGCACAACGGTGCCTCCCGAACTGCCCGGCGAACTGCATCCACTGATCCAGGCAGGACCTGACAAAGTGCTGACAGAGGACGAAGCCTCAAAGCTGCGCCGATTCTATCTGGCAGTCGTGGCTCGACCGGTCAACGAAGAAGTGGCTGCCGCGCGAACGACCTGGTTAACGGCGCGTATCGCACGGACCGTCGCAGACGATTCCCCCCCGGGGACGTTCATCTTCCGGGACACGCCCGCTCCTCGGGAGTCGTTTGTCATGTTGCGCGGACAATACGACACGAAGGGAGACCCGGTTGAGCCTGCTGTTCCTGCGGTGCTTCCAGCAATTAAGAAAAGCAGCCCGGAAACACGACTGAATCGACTCGATCTGGCTCGCTGGTTGGTGACTCCTGAAAACCCGTTGCCAGCACGAGTGACGGTCAACCGATTCTGGCAACAAGTGTTCGGCACAGGGATTGTCAAAACGAGTTTTGACTTCGGAATGCAGGGAGAAGTCCCCAGCCACCCGGAACTGCTCGACTGGCTGTCCGCCGAATTCCGTGAATCCGGCTGGAATACGAAACAGTTGATGAAGCTGCTGCTCACCTCTGACGCGTTCCGGCGACACAGTCGGCTGCTGCCGGAAGCACGAGTTGCCGATCCCGAAAACCGCCTCTATGCCCGTGGCCCACGGATTCGCCTGGACGCAGAACAGGTGCGAGACAACGCCTTGTTTACCAGCGGCCTGATTGATCTAACGATGGGGGGCCGGGGAGTGAAACCATACCAGCCCGCAAACATCTGGGAGCCTGTCGGATACTCCGACAGCAATACCCGGTTCTACATGCAGGATCACGGATCTTCGCTCTATCGACGCAGTTTGTACGTGTTTTTGAAACGGACAGCCCCGCCGCCATTCATGTCGAACTTTGACGCCCCCAACCGCGAACAGGTCTGCACGGTCCGTGAGAGAAGCAACACGCCGCTTCAGGCTTTGCAGCTCATGAACGACGTTCAGCACTTTGAAGCCGCCCGGGCACTCGCCGAGCGGGTGTTCGTCGAAGGGGGTGAATCGACTGAAAGTCGGCTGAGATACCTCTACAAGACCGTCCTTTCGCGCCAGCCAGCACCAGAAGAGCTGACGCTCCTTGTCGCCTCGCTCAATCGACAGACGGAACTCTTCGCCAGTAATCCGGAATCGGCCCATCAGGCAATTCACGTCGGCGAATCGAAGCCACGAGGAGTTGCATCTGACGTTGAAACAGCAGCCTGGACAATGCTCGCCAACCTTGTTCTGAACACTGACGAGGCCTTAAACCGAAACTGA
- a CDS encoding methyltransferase: protein MTGPMPSPALFFETINAFQKTEALRSAIELDLFTLCAAGDQTAESLAAATKTSPRGVRILADALSIYGFLTKRGNVYELTPDSQVFLVRSSPAYLGGVVEFLLTPQIRESYHYLTAAVRRGGTAVSEEGTVSYDNPVWVAFARAMGPMMHLPAQLLTGLIGGETQQPLRILDVAAGHGLFGIAFAQKYPQSQVTALDWANVLSVATENAERAGVADRHKLLPGSAFEVPWGGPYDLVLLTNFLHHFDLPTCQQIAEKAYASLAPGGRCVTLEFIPDADRINPPATASFALTMLATTARGDAYTYAELEQVFQKAGFQKNEFRPLPPTMQQAVISYKD from the coding sequence ATGACAGGTCCGATGCCATCACCGGCTTTGTTTTTTGAGACCATTAACGCATTTCAGAAAACAGAGGCCCTTCGATCGGCGATTGAACTCGATTTATTCACGCTCTGCGCGGCAGGAGACCAGACAGCGGAGAGCCTCGCTGCAGCGACAAAGACCTCGCCCCGAGGTGTTCGTATTCTGGCCGATGCGCTCTCGATTTACGGATTCCTGACGAAGCGAGGGAATGTTTATGAATTGACGCCGGATTCCCAGGTCTTCCTTGTTCGCTCGTCTCCCGCCTACCTGGGGGGAGTTGTCGAGTTTCTGCTGACGCCACAAATTCGTGAAAGTTATCACTACCTGACGGCGGCAGTGCGTCGCGGGGGAACGGCTGTCTCGGAAGAGGGGACCGTTTCTTATGACAATCCCGTATGGGTGGCATTTGCCCGGGCGATGGGGCCAATGATGCATTTGCCCGCTCAGTTGCTCACGGGTCTGATTGGCGGAGAGACGCAGCAGCCACTGAGAATTCTGGATGTGGCGGCCGGTCACGGACTGTTTGGGATCGCGTTCGCCCAAAAGTATCCGCAATCCCAGGTAACGGCACTTGACTGGGCCAATGTTCTCAGCGTGGCGACTGAGAATGCCGAGCGTGCGGGAGTCGCGGACCGGCATAAGCTGTTGCCGGGCAGCGCGTTCGAGGTCCCCTGGGGCGGCCCGTACGATCTGGTGCTGTTAACCAACTTCCTGCATCACTTTGACCTGCCGACCTGTCAGCAGATCGCAGAAAAGGCTTATGCGAGCCTCGCGCCCGGGGGACGTTGCGTAACGTTGGAGTTTATTCCTGATGCGGACCGCATCAATCCCCCTGCGACCGCCTCGTTTGCTCTGACCATGCTCGCCACAACGGCGCGTGGAGATGCCTACACGTACGCAGAACTGGAACAGGTGTTCCAGAAGGCCGGCTTTCAGAAGAACGAGTTCCGTCCCTTGCCGCCGACGATGCAGCAGGCGGTGATTTCCTATAAAGACTGA
- a CDS encoding UvrB/UvrC motif-containing protein — protein sequence MSDNTLPPEPPCDPREKVKTFPTTSGVYLMKDGRGRVIYIGKAVNLRNRAGSYFTKQAAEDLRTANLVPEIKDLDYIVTDSEVDALLLEARLVKDVQPRFNQELKDDKTFPYLEIFIREEFPRVEFTRKPRPRGTKLYGPFTNAKRLRGAIAVLQQIFQFRTCTLDIKEADDRWRWFRPCLLASIRQCTAPCNQRISSEDYRRDIRRLRMFLDGKKEKLFKELRQEMQLAAKELKFEKAARLRDQITSLENLNLRGDLREHAQPEVFQVDPKRGLLGLKKVFDLPSLPRRIEGMDIAHLQGGETVASCVQFIDGLPFKQGYKRFKIRTVDGVDDFASMREVVSRHFRRLQQEGEPFPDLLLIDGGKGQLGAAMAALESIGVTPPFVCSLAKREEEIFLPGQSDPRVLSKHSFALRLLQYVRDESHRFAQQYHHLLRKKSTFGEEGKKP from the coding sequence ATGAGTGACAACACACTTCCCCCCGAGCCACCGTGTGATCCGCGAGAAAAGGTGAAAACCTTCCCGACAACGTCCGGGGTCTATCTGATGAAGGATGGGCGCGGCCGGGTGATTTACATTGGTAAGGCCGTCAATTTACGGAACCGGGCGGGAAGCTACTTCACCAAGCAGGCCGCAGAAGACCTGCGCACGGCGAATCTCGTCCCCGAGATCAAAGATCTCGACTATATCGTGACCGACAGCGAAGTCGATGCCCTGCTGCTCGAAGCCCGGCTGGTGAAAGATGTCCAGCCCCGGTTCAATCAGGAACTGAAAGACGACAAGACCTTCCCGTATCTGGAAATCTTCATCCGCGAAGAGTTTCCCCGGGTCGAGTTCACCCGCAAGCCGCGACCACGCGGGACGAAGCTCTACGGGCCGTTCACAAACGCCAAACGCCTGCGGGGAGCCATCGCCGTTCTACAGCAGATCTTTCAGTTTCGAACCTGCACCCTGGACATTAAGGAAGCCGACGACCGCTGGCGGTGGTTCCGCCCCTGTCTGCTCGCCAGCATCCGGCAATGTACGGCCCCCTGCAACCAGCGCATCTCGAGCGAAGATTATCGCCGCGACATCCGCCGATTGCGCATGTTTCTGGATGGCAAGAAGGAAAAGCTGTTCAAAGAACTCCGACAGGAAATGCAACTGGCGGCGAAGGAACTCAAATTCGAGAAAGCTGCGCGGCTGCGGGACCAGATTACTTCTCTGGAGAATTTGAACCTTCGAGGCGACTTGCGCGAACATGCCCAGCCCGAAGTCTTTCAGGTCGATCCCAAACGAGGACTTCTGGGGCTCAAGAAAGTCTTTGATCTCCCCTCCCTTCCCCGCCGCATCGAAGGGATGGATATCGCCCATCTCCAGGGGGGAGAAACCGTTGCCAGTTGCGTTCAGTTCATCGACGGACTTCCGTTTAAGCAGGGATACAAGCGGTTCAAAATTCGCACGGTGGATGGAGTCGACGATTTTGCCTCGATGCGCGAAGTCGTGAGCCGCCATTTCCGACGCCTCCAGCAGGAAGGGGAACCATTCCCCGATCTGCTGCTGATCGATGGAGGAAAGGGGCAGCTTGGCGCTGCCATGGCAGCACTTGAGAGTATCGGCGTCACGCCCCCCTTCGTCTGCTCGCTGGCGAAACGCGAAGAAGAAATCTTCCTGCCAGGCCAGTCCGACCCCCGTGTCCTCAGCAAACATTCGTTTGCCTTGCGACTGCTCCAGTACGTTCGCGACGAATCGCACCGGTTCGCTCAGCAATATCATCACCTGCTTCGCAAGAAATCGACGTTCGGCGAGGAAGGAAAGAAGCCCTGA
- a CDS encoding AAA family ATPase, with the protein MIDSIEIDGVRLYLSQPDSSEGEWIGQREILQQLLACWLVVDQKDLPLSPRLVGSPGIGKTTLAISAGRARQQHLHIYQCTADTRPEDLLVTPVLAENGKIKYHASPLVTAMVRGGICILDEGNRMNEKSWASLAPLLDHRRYVESIVAGVTIHAHPDFRCAVTMNDDESTFEIPDYILSRLQPTLTLGHPNREDEMSILRFHLPFAETEMLNLTVNFLQQSHELNLDFSTRDGINVLRYAMKRMAQDKDHPVSKDALWKEALMNCLGEGAEDLESLARRRQQSLGGNAMPMGLGDFFFDPGDPMHPDYDLGDEDDEDVEDR; encoded by the coding sequence ATGATCGATTCGATCGAAATAGATGGGGTTCGTCTCTATCTCAGCCAGCCGGATTCTTCAGAAGGCGAGTGGATCGGTCAGCGGGAGATTCTTCAACAGTTACTGGCCTGCTGGCTGGTGGTTGACCAGAAGGATCTGCCACTTTCTCCTCGATTGGTGGGTTCACCGGGAATCGGGAAGACCACACTGGCAATCTCTGCTGGACGCGCCCGGCAGCAACATCTGCACATCTATCAGTGCACGGCAGATACTCGACCTGAGGACCTGCTCGTGACCCCCGTTCTCGCCGAGAACGGCAAGATCAAATACCACGCGTCGCCTTTGGTAACGGCGATGGTGCGCGGCGGCATCTGTATTCTCGACGAAGGGAATCGGATGAACGAGAAGTCATGGGCCAGTCTGGCACCGCTGCTCGACCATCGCCGCTATGTCGAATCGATTGTGGCGGGGGTTACGATTCATGCGCATCCTGATTTTCGCTGCGCCGTGACGATGAACGATGACGAATCGACGTTTGAGATTCCCGATTACATTCTCAGCCGTCTGCAGCCGACCCTGACCCTGGGGCACCCGAACCGCGAAGATGAAATGTCCATTTTAAGGTTCCATCTCCCCTTCGCAGAGACGGAGATGCTGAACCTGACGGTCAACTTCCTGCAGCAGTCGCACGAACTGAATCTCGATTTCTCCACCCGGGACGGCATCAACGTGCTGCGGTATGCGATGAAGCGGATGGCTCAGGATAAAGATCATCCTGTCAGCAAAGATGCGCTGTGGAAAGAAGCTCTGATGAACTGCCTCGGCGAAGGGGCCGAAGACCTGGAGTCGCTGGCACGGCGGCGTCAGCAGTCGCTAGGCGGGAATGCCATGCCGATGGGGTTGGGGGACTTTTTCTTCGACCCGGGGGATCCGATGCATCCAGACTACGATCTCGGTGACGAGGACGACGAGGATGTAGAGGACCGTTGA
- a CDS encoding Hsp20/alpha crystallin family protein: MLVRTRRIGLPSVDSLSTVHRDMEELFGRLVNGAANGASAHGWHAPVTLWNDADKVYVEIEVPGVKKEDLEVTVHNGLLRIAGQRKPAEGERQYWTNERRFGAFERTMTIPDEIDADSIDAELVDGVLHLTLTKKPEAQPKRIAVK; this comes from the coding sequence ATGCTTGTAAGAACTCGACGAATCGGTTTGCCCTCTGTTGACAGTCTGTCCACCGTTCATCGCGATATGGAAGAGTTGTTTGGGCGTCTGGTGAACGGCGCCGCCAACGGTGCCTCCGCTCATGGATGGCACGCTCCCGTCACCTTGTGGAACGATGCTGACAAAGTCTACGTCGAAATCGAAGTTCCTGGGGTTAAGAAGGAAGACCTGGAAGTGACCGTCCATAATGGACTTCTCCGGATTGCAGGCCAGCGCAAGCCTGCGGAAGGGGAACGTCAGTATTGGACGAATGAACGACGCTTCGGGGCCTTCGAGCGGACCATGACGATTCCTGACGAAATCGACGCCGACAGCATCGATGCCGAACTGGTGGACGGCGTGTTGCATCTGACGCTGACCAAGAAACCAGAAGCTCAGCCGAAGCGAATTGCCGTCAAGTAA
- a CDS encoding response regulator — protein sequence MTRFLIVDDSLLARQIIRDLLKKSFECEVVEATDGLDAVQSLEEQGPFDLILSDLQMPRLDGLGLLAVVRDRFRCTPFVILTAFGNEDIAVQAIQEGAASYVPKQSIRGRLSDVVKTVLTAATRRQIRKRLTRHIVAHELEFSLINDRRLLSAAVAELQEIGQSSGTFEEHQLTRIGVSLEESLLNAMIHGNLEISSELRDREDDAYEQLILARQETLPYCNRRIHLKARFTPDEVRFVITDEGPGFDLAAVPDPRDPQNFLKPSGRGLLLIRSFMDEAYHNTSGNSITLVKRSHPRPAEAESPAGRVPSSYPNGGSSPPEVGKP from the coding sequence ATGACTCGCTTCTTAATCGTTGACGATTCGCTGCTGGCGCGGCAAATCATCAGAGATTTATTGAAGAAATCATTCGAATGCGAAGTGGTCGAGGCCACGGACGGATTAGATGCGGTGCAGAGTCTTGAGGAACAGGGCCCCTTCGACCTGATTCTCAGTGACCTGCAAATGCCGCGACTGGATGGGCTGGGGTTACTCGCGGTCGTCCGGGACCGATTTCGCTGCACGCCGTTTGTCATCCTGACCGCATTTGGGAACGAAGATATTGCCGTCCAGGCCATCCAGGAGGGAGCAGCCAGCTACGTCCCTAAGCAGTCGATTCGGGGCCGTCTGTCCGATGTCGTGAAGACTGTGCTCACCGCCGCGACGCGACGTCAGATCCGGAAACGACTCACCCGGCACATCGTCGCGCATGAACTCGAATTCTCGCTCATCAATGACCGGAGATTACTGTCTGCCGCGGTGGCAGAACTGCAGGAAATCGGACAATCGAGTGGCACGTTCGAGGAGCACCAACTGACACGCATCGGCGTGTCACTGGAAGAATCGCTGCTGAATGCCATGATCCACGGCAATCTGGAAATCAGCTCGGAGCTGCGGGACCGCGAAGACGACGCCTATGAACAGTTGATACTGGCGCGTCAGGAGACACTTCCCTACTGCAATCGCCGAATTCACCTCAAAGCACGTTTTACGCCCGACGAGGTCAGGTTCGTGATCACGGACGAAGGTCCGGGCTTTGATCTGGCAGCAGTTCCCGACCCGCGCGACCCGCAAAACTTTCTCAAACCCAGTGGACGGGGACTGCTGCTGATTCGCTCGTTTATGGATGAGGCCTACCACAATACGAGTGGCAACTCGATCACGCTGGTGAAACGAAGTCACCCTCGCCCAGCGGAAGCCGAGTCCCCTGCAGGGCGGGTCCCCTCGTCCTATCCGAATGGCGGCTCATCACCCCCAGAGGTCGGTAAGCCCTGA
- a CDS encoding Rrf2 family transcriptional regulator, with protein sequence MAATSVQFSVAIHMMAALAEHYGEAVRSDQLAASVKADSSFIRRSLSKLAKAGLVETTRGRNGACSLARPPEEITLLDIYRASGAPPPFSIHHYDVQEKCSVSVHIKFCLGDVLDKVRLSFEETLSKTTLADIISDLRKRSCKDRSGPL encoded by the coding sequence ATGGCTGCCACCAGTGTCCAATTTTCCGTTGCGATCCACATGATGGCTGCCTTGGCCGAGCACTATGGGGAAGCAGTCCGTTCTGATCAGCTGGCAGCAAGTGTCAAAGCGGATTCCAGTTTTATTCGGCGGTCGCTCTCGAAACTCGCAAAAGCAGGCCTGGTGGAGACGACGCGAGGCCGAAATGGCGCCTGTTCTCTCGCTCGCCCTCCCGAAGAAATCACACTTCTGGATATCTACCGAGCCAGTGGCGCGCCACCGCCGTTCTCGATTCATCATTATGATGTCCAGGAAAAGTGCTCCGTCAGCGTTCACATTAAGTTCTGTCTGGGTGACGTCCTCGACAAGGTCCGGTTGAGTTTCGAAGAGACACTCTCGAAGACCACGCTCGCCGACATTATTTCAGATCTTCGAAAAAGATCGTGTAAGGATCGCTCGGGCCCCCTGTAA
- a CDS encoding glucose 1-dehydrogenase encodes MSKLTGKVAVVTGASKGIGAGIAKALAAAGASVVVNYAKSKSGADDVVKSIEAAGGKAVAVGADVSKKSDAESLIDAAIRNYGRLDILVNNSGVYEFGAIEEITEEHFHKQFNVNVLGLLLTTQAAVKHLGVGGRIINIGSVVSRLRPANTVVYTATKGAVDMVTSVLAKELGPRQIRVNSINPGLVETEGTHAAGIVGSDMERQNVAMTPLGRAGQPKDIASVAVFLASDESDWMTGELLVASGGL; translated from the coding sequence ATGAGCAAGCTGACAGGTAAAGTCGCGGTCGTGACAGGGGCTTCCAAGGGGATTGGTGCTGGCATCGCCAAGGCTCTCGCGGCCGCAGGTGCTTCTGTGGTTGTCAATTACGCGAAAAGCAAGAGCGGTGCAGATGACGTCGTCAAATCGATCGAAGCTGCCGGGGGAAAAGCAGTGGCGGTCGGCGCCGATGTTTCGAAGAAAAGTGATGCTGAATCGCTGATCGACGCAGCCATCCGGAACTACGGTCGGCTGGATATCCTTGTAAACAATTCGGGCGTGTATGAGTTTGGAGCGATCGAAGAGATCACCGAAGAGCATTTTCACAAGCAGTTTAACGTGAATGTGCTGGGCCTTTTGCTGACGACACAGGCTGCCGTTAAGCACTTGGGTGTGGGTGGTCGCATTATCAATATCGGCTCGGTGGTTTCGCGCCTGCGTCCCGCCAACACGGTCGTCTACACGGCGACCAAAGGGGCTGTCGACATGGTGACGTCAGTTCTGGCGAAAGAGCTCGGGCCACGCCAGATCCGCGTTAACTCGATTAACCCCGGCCTGGTCGAGACAGAAGGAACGCACGCCGCCGGCATTGTCGGGTCTGACATGGAACGTCAGAACGTGGCGATGACTCCATTGGGCCGCGCCGGGCAGCCAAAGGATATCGCGTCGGTTGCCGTGTTTCTCGCATCGGATGAGTCGGACTGGATGACAGGGGAACTGCTGGTCGCGAGCGGTGGACTTTAA